CGTCCTCTGGCTCTCGCAATTTGCATTTGTATTTTCGGCTGCGTGGTGCATGCTTGCTTCCTTCGCAGCACGGACATTGACGTCTCAACCATCTCCTTCCCGTTTTTTCTCTTCGGCTTACGCGCGCTCTGCCGCCTATTAATTCAGCTCCTAGCTCGCTCCATTGTCAATCGGTCCAAGTTTTTGATCGCTTGAGTTTACACTGGCAGGAGTTTGTTTCGGTCAAAGTTCCATTGGCTATATATAAGATGGTGAGGTAAATTTGCCTCAGGGGGGTGTTGGTCGTCGATCGCCTCCGGCTCCAAGGATTACTATACTGGCTGGGAGAGTGCGATGTTGGCACGGTTCAATCAAATCGGGTGGTCTCTGCATGCACTGGCTTGCGAGCAAGCTGCGATGATGTTTCGCTCCATCTGATTGAGCCGTGCCAATATCGCAAGCTTCTTTGCCTAGCAACCTGTACCGTGAGAATCCAACGCTTGTTTGTTAAGGTATGGTCCTTTTCGGGGGGAATTCGTGTTGTCTTCTTACACTCTTTTAGTTAAGTCCAAGTTTTTCAGTTGCGGGCTTCTGTTTCATGATCAATCTTGAGTTTCCACGCTTACCGGAAATCCCTATCCTGGACTCTCTCTATCActtctcctttctttcttctccacccttCAAGTTCAATTTCCTTGCTTTCCAATTCGAGATATCAGGTTACAAAACCTTTTAGTCCagcatttcaatttttcactCCAAAAGTTCCATACTCGTAGCAAGAATCACGCTTCCACGTGGGACAACCTACTTGCCTGGTGTCGTCATATTTCACCTTCAAACATTTCAGACGACttcatgaaaagaaaaaaaaccgtGTGGACGCCAACTGGTTGAAGTTCAAAAAACTGAAGTTTTAGAAGTAACTTACATGTATGAGAAGAACCACCTGCACTGCACACTTTCTCCTTCGCTAAAATGCATTGTAACTTTTGcgcaaataaaataaaataaaataaaatatgcatggTAACTCCTTTCTGCGTGAATTTAGCTGATTTCAAGAAAAAATTATAGTGTCGACATGAGATTCAAATCCTAACAATGAAACATTTATGACATTGAAACTATCCATTTTCATGTGACACCCATGTATGAAAAGGTTGGACTAAAAGTCTTCTAGGATTaaatcaaattcaaatattatttgaatcaaaatcaatttttgGGATGGTTTTGCATGCGACTTTCCACATGGTTGGTTTCGCTCCCCTCTCGGAGTTGCGTTGGCACTCTCCAAggctctcttctcctccagaATCTGTTGCATGAACCGACACTTCTCGAGGAGTAACCCCCACAAGAATCCTGAGGATTGACGTCATGCCGGACATGCTCTTAGTGGATGACAACATGACAAGTTAGATGCAAAACCACTCCATTTGGCAGCAATACCGCTTAATGGATCGAGTGTCCAGAAGTACATAGTTTCCACGGTTGAGAGACAAAATATGTACAGCAAGAAGAAACGATAAGCGACCAAATGTATACTTTTGGTGGAGATCCGACTGATCGAAGATGCGCCAGCAGCTGGTCCATATACTgaagaggacgaggaggaagataaTGAGTGAAGACATGGTTGGTGTCTTTCTGACAAGCTATTTTGCTAAGTTCTAACTGATCCAGCGGCCCTGATATCCGTCTGAAAAAACAAACCTCCCGGTTGCATGTGTGTATTCTTGATCCCATTAGGCGACAAGTGTGTGCCGAAGACTctatggtttttttttctgtttttgggTGAACCTTTTGAACTCGGGTCTGTTCCATTATCTCTGATAGTGGAACCCGCCATTAGGTCGCATGGAAAAATGTATACTTTTGTGATAGTCGGGTGACAAAAAAATGCTTCTTGTGAGGGACAACACCAAAGTAAAAGGGTGTTGATAGACTAATGTGTAAATGTTCGTTTTGTGTGCACTCCGTCCTTGGTAGAGAAGGCTGAAGTATACCGAGAAGAGAGACACATCGATGTTTTCAAGCACGTCTGGTCGCCTCGCGAAGCGTGGCTTGCCGGCACCTTGGTTAGGAAGCGTCGAGAGGACACAAATCTCTATGACTCTTGCCCGCTCAAGACTCAGTTCCTTGGAGGGGACGTTCCCGAGACCCGACCGATGTCTCAATGAGAGAAGGAGCAAGCCAACGGATGTCAACTAGAGGGTACCCTTCCCGATACCCGATCAGGTCTCAACATGACCTTCCTAGATGAACACCACATTTGTTATTACTGAGATGTTATGTTGATCTGCTTGTGCTCAAAATAAAAACACCAAAAGTGATTTGCAAATCCAAGCTTAGGGAAGTCTACATGTTAACTATGCttcgtattttttttataggtTTGTGCATTAGTATGTTAATTAACTATGATTTGTATTAATTTTTATAGGTCTGCGCATGAGTACATTAGGGTGTTTTCAGCTATAATGACATGGATGGCATGTAAAGCCATGTGGTGGTGGATTCCTTTCCCTCCACTCGCCGATGGGATAGACCATGCCACGTTGGGCATCAAAGAACCGCTATAAACATGTGAGAGACCGTTGATGTTCGGTTTCAACAGTTTGGAACGAAAAGTATACGAGTAAATTGAGAGACAATTTACGTATTTTTGGCAAGTTGAGAGTTTAAAAACGATAGGAGTGTGTATGAACGCCGGTTATACaatgggaaaaaaattcaatCACATGAGTGTCGAAACAAGGAGGGCCTACAGTGCATCATCGAGCTGATGTGAGTCACACGGCCGGGTGTCCaaataatttttgttttgtccaATGCAGTACAGCCATCGATGCTACACAAATACGCCTGCGCATCCGGAAGCGCCAGGTTCCCCTGTTGCTATGCACACATCTCCCAAGATATACTATGTGGCGCACTGGCGACCACATTAAGAATATCACATCACAAGCATCCACCATGCAAACACTGAAACACATAGGCTCACACTATCACTacattaatttgtttcttACGAACGCATGCAAGCAGTTCCAGGCACCAAGAACACAACAGTGATAGATATCAGATCACAACACAACACTAACGGAACAAGGCACACAGCATGAGTGAGCTACATCGTACAAGTACTACTTCCAAGTCTCTAACTtcgctccggctccggcgccggcgggcaaCCGCTGCCTCAAACGCAAGAGGCAGACAACCACCAGTGTACCAATTAACCTGACGAGTACCTAAGCTAGTAGGGGCTCTCGCCCTTCACGTTGCCGTGCGGGTCGTAGAGGCAGAGCGTGAGCGTGGCGCCGGTGCCGCATGTGGCCTGCGCGCACCCGACGTCCGTGGTGCGGCGCCACACCACCTGCGTGTACGTCCCGCACTGCTGGCCCGCGGCGCAGCTGTTGTTGGCGTGCGTGTAGTACCGGGCCTGGGCCACCCACGAGCCCACCACCTCGCCGGGCCGCGCACGGTAGCTGGCCCACCCTTGGTTTGCGCCGTAGGCGCTCGCGCCCATGTCCGCGAACGCGCACCCgctctgccgctgctgctgggaCGTCGTCTTCGCCGCGGCAGAAGCCAGCCCCGCGCTCCACCGCAGCGCGGCCACGCCCACCTCCGCGCGCGCCTTGTTGTGCGGCGCCAGGAACTCGTCGGATTCGGGAGGCGCTGTGGTCGTCGCCTTGGACgccggaggtggtggtgccggcaccggcgctgGAGGAGCCTTGCTGGTAGTGGCCGTGGGCTGGACGCGCGAGCCGTGTGCTGGTGGTGCGAGGCAGAGCGCGAGGAGCAGGAGGGAGCACGCCATGGGCGCTGTTggcgcggggtggcggcgctggggAGCCATGAGATCTGGAGTAGGTGAGCCGAGTAATGGCGAAGCACTCAAGACTCAAGAGTGA
This is a stretch of genomic DNA from Brachypodium distachyon strain Bd21 chromosome 1, Brachypodium_distachyon_v3.0, whole genome shotgun sequence. It encodes these proteins:
- the LOC100839558 gene encoding STS14 protein; translated protein: MAPQRRHPAPTAPMACSLLLLALCLAPPAHGSRVQPTATTSKAPPAPVPAPPPPASKATTTAPPESDEFLAPHNKARAEVGVAALRWSAGLASAAAKTTSQQQRQSGCAFADMGASAYGANQGWASYRARPGEVVGSWVAQARYYTHANNSCAAGQQCGTYTQVVWRRTTDVGCAQATCGTGATLTLCLYDPHGNVKGESPY